ACTGATTGTAAGGAAATAACGGTAGTGTGAATATGTTTTAGGTATACTGCATTCATTGTGTCCCATtcactttatttttttttggtgtaaATTTTTGGTGTGAGTTTGCTCGATAGGGCAAAACACGATTTTTGTCATTTTCAAACTCCTCGAGTGAATTCTAATAACGTGTTTTCTACAAGTTGAATACAATCGTTCGATACACAGTTTTGTATAATACAAATGTCACTTTTGAATACAGAATTTGTTACATTAGTTTCCTCGGATAACTTCAAGTTTGTGATTTCAAAAGACGTGGCATCGATTTCATCGGTGTTACGTAATTCACAAGGTTTCGAAGAAGGTAAAACAGGCAAAATTAAACTAGATATGGATGGTGATATATTGGAATGTATTGTGGAGTATTTGT
This genomic stretch from Candida albicans SC5314 chromosome 1, complete sequence harbors:
- the ELC1 gene encoding elongin C (Putative elongin C; transcript regulated by Nrg1 and Mig1; regulated by Gcn2 and Gcn4) → MSLLNTEFVTLVSSDNFKFVISKDVASISSVLRNSQGFEEGKTGKIKLDMDGDILECIVEYLYYHYKYKDSVTEGKDIPEFNIPTHLALELLVKADYLDI